Proteins from a genomic interval of Deltaproteobacteria bacterium:
- a CDS encoding acyl carrier protein has translation MEQQLRQIVAQIAETNEDFANDADFREVLGIDSLGALELIFEIEQALGITIPEKQYAEVHNFNDLLRVAKNANA, from the coding sequence TTGGAACAACAACTAAGACAGATAGTTGCACAGATAGCTGAAACTAATGAGGATTTCGCTAATGATGCAGATTTTCGCGAGGTCTTAGGTATCGATTCTCTAGGGGCGCTTGAATTAATTTTTGAAATTGAACAAGCTTTAGGAATAACCATTCCTGAAAAACAATACGCCGAAGTGCATAACTTTAATGACCTATTGCGAGTTGCCAAAAATGCCAACGCCTAA
- a CDS encoding amino acid adenylation domain-containing protein produces the protein MMRIDQLVTIWAEHESQHLALVGQKSKLTYGDLDTLANQFAHSLINQGVGIGDRVGIHSPRSPIVVAAMLGVLRAGAAFVPIDPASPISRAILIANDCNLHHLITTSSLLKVWQEAKQENKINRFLLIDNHDHSTSKVTNLNQIKQHSNNIPSVSTNCSDDLAFILYTSGSTGTPKGVMISHRNVLAFTEWAATLVDLNNHDHVANHAPFHFDLSVFDIWASFSRGATIFIVDEAISNSGHHMSEFIRHYNITIWYSVPSALMLMLDSGELTRNGAASLRVICFAGEVFPLKHLRRLMTAVRQARFFNFFGPTETNVCLYYEIKKPPSENSAAIPIGWPSCSNTISIVSTSGHPVADGEIGELLVDGPTVMLGYFNGGNTIKPQRPYPTGDLVSRGANGELWYHGRLDHMVKIRGNRIELGEVEAVLNQHPKVHEAVALVAHNKLIAVAVPNEQTLSVLDLKRHCAGLLPRYMIPSDVRLVRKLPRTDNGKADRLSIGSAVAGMNPDLLIPARDKNRLGRSS, from the coding sequence ATGATGCGCATAGATCAGCTTGTAACTATATGGGCCGAGCACGAAAGTCAGCACTTAGCGCTTGTCGGTCAGAAATCAAAACTTACCTATGGTGACTTAGATACACTGGCAAATCAGTTTGCCCACAGTCTAATTAACCAAGGAGTTGGTATTGGTGATCGCGTAGGAATTCATTCACCTCGCTCACCAATAGTTGTGGCAGCAATGTTAGGAGTATTGCGTGCAGGTGCAGCTTTTGTACCTATTGATCCTGCCTCACCAATATCTCGCGCTATTCTTATCGCTAATGACTGTAATTTGCATCACTTAATCACAACTTCATCTCTGCTAAAAGTATGGCAAGAAGCTAAACAAGAAAACAAAATAAATCGTTTTTTACTTATCGATAATCACGATCATTCAACTAGCAAAGTAACAAACCTTAACCAAATTAAACAACATAGCAATAATATTCCCTCTGTATCAACAAATTGTTCTGATGATTTAGCTTTTATTCTTTATACTTCTGGCTCAACTGGCACTCCTAAGGGAGTAATGATATCACACAGAAATGTCTTAGCATTTACTGAGTGGGCTGCTACGTTAGTAGACCTTAATAATCATGATCATGTAGCTAATCATGCGCCATTTCATTTTGATTTATCTGTTTTTGATATTTGGGCATCATTTAGTCGCGGTGCTACGATATTTATTGTTGATGAGGCTATTAGCAACTCTGGCCATCACATGTCAGAATTTATTCGACACTATAATATTACCATCTGGTATTCAGTGCCTTCAGCGCTTATGCTTATGTTAGATTCAGGTGAATTAACGCGCAATGGTGCTGCTTCATTACGAGTTATTTGTTTCGCTGGTGAAGTGTTTCCCCTAAAACACTTACGTCGGCTTATGACCGCAGTTCGCCAAGCTCGCTTTTTTAATTTCTTTGGTCCTACTGAAACTAATGTGTGTTTATACTATGAAATAAAAAAACCTCCTTCAGAAAACTCCGCAGCAATACCTATTGGTTGGCCGAGTTGTAGCAACACAATTAGTATAGTTTCTACGAGTGGGCATCCTGTTGCTGATGGAGAAATCGGTGAATTATTAGTTGATGGACCGACGGTAATGCTTGGTTATTTTAATGGCGGTAACACCATAAAACCTCAACGTCCTTACCCAACTGGTGATTTAGTATCACGTGGCGCTAATGGTGAGTTATGGTATCATGGTCGACTTGATCATATGGTTAAAATTCGCGGTAATCGCATTGAGCTTGGTGAAGTCGAAGCTGTGTTAAATCAACATCCCAAAGTCCATGAAGCTGTAGCTTTAGTTGCACATAATAAATTAATTGCGGTTGCGGTACCAAATGAACAAACACTATCGGTTTTAGATCTTAAACGGCATTGTGCTGGTTTACTACCTCGCTATATGATCCCATCTGATGTTAGATTAGTTAGAAAATTACCACGTACCGATAATGGCAAAGCTGATCGCCTTAGTATTGGATCAGCAGTTGCCGGGATGAATCCTGATTTACTAATTCCTGCTCGCGATAAAAATCGCTTGGGACGATCTTCATGA
- a CDS encoding acyl-CoA dehydrogenase family protein: MPYYNLDQAQQERVQMVSQFAQTRLSPGAREREAAAAFNRELWTQASSFGLTGLPFPEQFGGSNLNALDTMVIIEALGKHCEDSGLIFSLCAHMFAASVPIWRAQNEMTSRYLPSFINGTHICANAITEPEAGSDVFALKTLAVRDGDQYIINGSKCFVTNAPIADYFLIYATTDPARGFLGISAFLLPRETAGLQVQAELNKTGLRTSPWGTVYLNDCRVSAKTRLGAEGCGAALFHESMIWERGCLFAFYVGYMERTLEQCIDYARTRKQFGRVIGENQSIQNRIVDMKLRLETSRALLYRAGELHRDGKHCEEAISLAKLWISEAAVQSGSDAVQIFGGFAMITATGVDSLLRDALPARVFSGSSEMQRILIAKSLGL, from the coding sequence ATGCCTTATTACAACTTGGACCAAGCTCAACAAGAGCGGGTCCAAATGGTCAGCCAGTTTGCACAAACACGTTTGTCACCAGGTGCTCGTGAACGTGAAGCTGCTGCCGCTTTTAATAGAGAGCTTTGGACGCAAGCCTCTAGCTTTGGACTTACAGGTCTACCGTTTCCTGAGCAATTTGGGGGCAGCAATCTTAATGCCCTAGATACCATGGTAATCATTGAGGCGTTAGGCAAACACTGCGAAGATAGTGGCTTAATTTTTTCTCTGTGTGCACATATGTTTGCAGCGTCAGTACCCATTTGGCGTGCCCAAAATGAAATGACTTCTCGCTATTTGCCATCGTTCATTAACGGTACCCATATTTGCGCTAACGCTATTACTGAACCAGAAGCTGGTTCTGACGTATTCGCCTTGAAAACTCTCGCGGTACGCGATGGTGACCAATATATTATCAATGGTAGCAAGTGTTTTGTCACCAATGCACCTATAGCTGACTATTTTTTAATCTATGCTACTACCGATCCTGCTCGTGGTTTTCTGGGCATTAGCGCCTTTTTATTGCCACGTGAAACAGCAGGCTTGCAGGTGCAAGCTGAGCTCAATAAAACAGGCTTACGTACTTCACCATGGGGTACAGTATATTTAAACGATTGTCGTGTAAGCGCCAAAACCCGTTTGGGTGCTGAAGGTTGTGGCGCTGCTCTGTTTCATGAGTCAATGATTTGGGAACGTGGTTGCCTATTCGCCTTCTACGTAGGTTATATGGAACGTACGCTTGAACAATGTATTGACTATGCACGTACGCGCAAACAATTTGGTCGTGTTATAGGTGAAAATCAGTCGATACAAAATCGTATTGTTGATATGAAACTTCGTCTTGAAACTAGTCGTGCGCTGCTTTATCGCGCTGGCGAGTTGCATCGTGATGGCAAACATTGTGAAGAAGCTATTTCTTTAGCAAAACTTTGGATTTCTGAAGCCGCAGTACAAAGTGGCAGCGATGCGGTACAAATTTTTGGTGGCTTTGCCATGATTACTGCTACTGGTGTCGATTCTCTCTTACGCGATGCCCTTCCTGCGCGAGTATTTTCCGGTAGCTCTGAAATGCAGCGCATACTCATCGCTAAATCATTAGGACTTTAA
- a CDS encoding O-acetylhomoserine aminocarboxypropyltransferase/cysteine synthase has product MSKRYAPETELVHGTYEPQAHQHARAIPLYQTAAFTYDSSDHAAELFNFKESGFIYSRLGNPTVAEAEIRVAMLEGGVAGVAFASGMAAVTGLILNMLRPNDEIVAASCLYGGSIGLLRDTLSTLGIKTRFFNPLDENSLRTQITEKTRLIFVENLANPSLLVPIHETLSAIAHEINVPYVVDNTIATPYLTNPINYGADFVIHSCTKYLDGHGMIIGGILVDAGRFIWQPERYPLMFESTPTGRAYAEQFGPLAFTTRLRGKVLMNMGACMSPHTAWLMLRGMETLHIRMQRHCENASQLAKFLKSHAQVKWVCYPELEDHPSHTQAKKYLRQYFGAMIGFGVAGGYEAGRHFIDQIELLCHSTNIGDTKTLVIHPASTTHRNLNINERENAGIGDDFIRMSVGLENVNDLITELDRALCR; this is encoded by the coding sequence ATGTCAAAACGATATGCTCCTGAGACCGAGTTGGTGCATGGCACCTATGAACCGCAAGCCCATCAACATGCTCGTGCAATTCCTTTATATCAAACTGCGGCTTTTACTTACGATAGTAGTGATCATGCTGCAGAACTTTTTAATTTTAAAGAGTCGGGTTTCATCTATAGCCGTTTAGGTAATCCAACCGTTGCCGAAGCTGAAATACGTGTAGCAATGTTAGAAGGCGGCGTTGCTGGGGTTGCCTTTGCTTCAGGCATGGCGGCAGTAACAGGTCTAATTCTTAATATGTTGCGACCTAACGATGAGATCGTCGCGGCCTCCTGCTTATATGGTGGTAGTATTGGGCTACTACGTGATACCTTAAGCACTCTTGGCATAAAAACACGCTTTTTTAATCCGCTTGATGAAAATTCGCTACGTACTCAAATCACTGAGAAAACTCGGCTTATTTTTGTTGAAAATTTAGCCAATCCTAGTTTGTTAGTCCCCATCCACGAAACTTTAAGTGCAATTGCTCATGAAATAAATGTCCCCTATGTCGTTGATAATACCATTGCGACACCATATCTTACTAATCCTATTAATTATGGTGCCGACTTTGTAATTCATTCATGCACTAAATATCTTGATGGTCATGGTATGATTATTGGTGGCATCTTAGTCGATGCCGGCCGCTTTATTTGGCAACCTGAACGCTATCCCTTGATGTTTGAATCTACCCCAACTGGTCGTGCTTATGCCGAACAGTTTGGTCCTTTAGCATTCACTACTCGTTTACGAGGCAAAGTGCTGATGAACATGGGTGCTTGCATGTCACCACATACTGCTTGGCTCATGCTGCGCGGCATGGAAACATTGCATATTCGTATGCAACGCCATTGTGAAAACGCTTCGCAACTTGCAAAATTTTTAAAATCACATGCGCAGGTAAAATGGGTTTGTTATCCAGAATTGGAAGACCATCCATCACACACTCAAGCTAAAAAGTATTTACGTCAATACTTTGGTGCTATGATAGGTTTTGGTGTAGCTGGTGGATATGAAGCTGGCCGTCACTTTATTGATCAAATAGAGTTACTTTGTCATAGCACCAACATCGGTGACACCAAAACACTAGTTATTCATCCAGCAAGCACAACTCATCGCAACTTAAATATTAATGAAAGAGAAAATGCTGGTATTGGTGATGATTTTATCCGTATGTCAGTAGGCTTAGAAAACGTAAATGATCTGATTACTGAGCTTGATCGCGCTTTATGTCGATAA
- the murI gene encoding glutamate racemase has protein sequence MTTRIGLFDSGVGGLGVWRAINAAIPEATTIYVADQVHFPYGACKNTQVQSYASAISRFLLAKGAEIIVVACNSASTAALQYLRDNFKNVPFVGMEPAVKPAIEQTRSKAVAVLATELTAQGEALAKLCQRFEHSARIIAQPCPGLAEIVEAGAVDIASTDGHLRELLKPLIAAKVDQLVLGCTHYSFLRTAIAKIVGDKVNIIDPAEAVARQVQRVLLSLNTINDKLGISVQHEFYTTAVPEKFSSLVDSLLPSLPHETSSIKGLIWRDESLSLVESL, from the coding sequence ATGACAACACGTATTGGATTATTTGATTCTGGTGTAGGCGGTCTTGGTGTTTGGCGCGCTATAAATGCTGCTATTCCTGAAGCGACAACAATATATGTCGCTGATCAGGTGCATTTTCCTTATGGTGCTTGTAAAAATACCCAAGTACAAAGCTATGCCTCTGCGATTTCCCGCTTTTTATTGGCAAAAGGTGCAGAAATTATTGTTGTTGCATGTAACTCAGCCTCGACTGCAGCCCTGCAATATCTGCGCGATAATTTTAAAAATGTTCCTTTTGTAGGTATGGAACCTGCAGTGAAACCAGCGATCGAACAAACACGCAGTAAAGCTGTTGCGGTATTAGCTACAGAGTTAACCGCCCAAGGCGAAGCTTTGGCGAAGCTTTGTCAGCGCTTTGAGCATAGCGCGCGGATTATTGCACAACCATGTCCGGGGCTGGCTGAAATTGTCGAAGCTGGTGCAGTTGATATAGCTTCAACTGATGGGCATCTCCGTGAACTACTAAAGCCGCTAATTGCCGCCAAAGTTGATCAATTAGTCTTAGGATGTACTCATTATTCGTTTTTACGTACGGCAATTGCCAAAATTGTTGGTGATAAAGTTAATATAATTGACCCAGCAGAGGCCGTTGCACGTCAGGTGCAACGAGTATTGTTATCGCTAAATACTATTAATGATAAGTTAGGAATATCGGTGCAGCATGAGTTTTATACTACTGCGGTACCAGAAAAATTTTCTAGCCTCGTAGATAGTTTACTACCATCCTTACCGCATGAAACTAGTAGTATTAAAGGTCTTATATGGCGGGATGAAAGCTTAAGTTTGGTAGAATCTTTGTGA
- a CDS encoding Hsp20/alpha crystallin family protein, which translates to MSTQLETQDTKSVAHRIERASNRPVLVPAVDINESNEEIVLTADMAGIDESSIDITLENDVLTIEGHMPTSDFAGYNLGLKEFSDGDYRRVFTLATDVDRDRISANVKNGVLRLTLPKAEPAKAKKIAVKAG; encoded by the coding sequence ATGTCAACACAACTTGAAACTCAAGATACTAAAAGCGTCGCTCATCGTATTGAACGCGCAAGTAATCGTCCGGTCTTAGTACCAGCGGTTGACATCAATGAATCAAATGAAGAAATTGTGTTAACTGCTGACATGGCCGGGATTGATGAAAGTTCAATTGACATTACTCTTGAAAACGATGTGCTTACTATCGAAGGACATATGCCCACCAGTGATTTTGCTGGCTATAATTTAGGTTTAAAAGAGTTTAGCGATGGCGACTATCGCCGTGTATTTACCTTGGCTACTGATGTCGATCGCGATCGTATATCCGCCAATGTGAAAAACGGTGTCCTGCGTTTAACGCTGCCCAAAGCTGAACCAGCAAAAGCTAAAAAAATTGCAGTAAAGGCGGGATAA
- a CDS encoding Hsp20/alpha crystallin family protein: MFGNEFSLARTWAPWRELSRLHDEFNRVFSNASDGRIVNTPAINVWTNDEGAILRALLPDTAPEDIDISVLGDSVTISGKRNLPEADKDTTYHRREREFGSFSRTLQMPYRLESDQVEATFKNGILELKLPRANADRPKRIAVKSH, translated from the coding sequence ATGTTTGGTAATGAGTTCAGTCTCGCAAGAACGTGGGCTCCGTGGCGGGAGCTGTCTCGATTGCATGATGAATTTAATCGCGTATTTTCTAATGCTAGCGACGGACGCATAGTAAACACCCCAGCTATCAACGTCTGGACTAACGACGAAGGTGCTATTTTACGTGCATTATTACCCGATACCGCACCAGAAGACATTGATATTTCAGTGTTAGGTGATTCGGTAACAATTAGTGGCAAACGCAACCTCCCCGAGGCTGATAAGGATACAACTTACCACCGACGAGAGCGTGAGTTTGGTTCGTTCAGTCGCACTTTGCAAATGCCATATCGACTTGAGTCGGATCAGGTAGAAGCTACTTTTAAAAACGGTATCTTGGAACTTAAGCTGCCGCGAGCCAACGCTGATCGACCAAAACGGATTGCGGTTAAATCTCATTAA
- a CDS encoding Gfo/Idh/MocA family oxidoreductase, whose product MKKVIWGVLSTANIAIKKVIPAMQQSSWCEIRAIASRSADKAHKAADTLGITHAYGSYQELLADSEIEAIYNPLPNHLHVPLTLQAAAAGKHVLCEKPIALNHHEAEQLLAAANKVKIMEAFMVRFHPQWQRVRELISSGHIGTPRAVQVFFSFFNDNPRDVRNQAMIGGGALYDIGCYAILAGRFMFAAKAKRAIALIDRDPNFGIDRTSSGIVDFGEGRQLSFTVSTQADNYQLMQVHGSKGRIELAIPFNPQSETRILIADHETQIGDPLKVEIIPKCDQYTLQGEAFSRAIRGEIELPYDVNDAIQNMRIIDALFRSEQSGTWETC is encoded by the coding sequence ATGAAAAAAGTGATCTGGGGCGTTTTAAGTACCGCGAATATCGCGATCAAAAAAGTAATTCCCGCAATGCAACAAAGTTCATGGTGCGAAATTCGCGCTATTGCGTCGCGCTCAGCAGACAAGGCGCACAAAGCGGCTGATACCTTAGGTATTACGCATGCTTATGGTTCCTACCAAGAATTGCTTGCTGATAGCGAGATTGAGGCAATTTATAATCCCTTGCCTAACCACTTACATGTGCCACTTACATTGCAGGCGGCTGCTGCCGGTAAGCATGTCTTATGCGAAAAACCAATAGCTTTAAATCACCACGAAGCCGAACAGCTTCTTGCTGCGGCTAATAAAGTAAAAATAATGGAAGCATTTATGGTGCGCTTTCATCCACAGTGGCAACGTGTACGTGAACTAATCAGTAGTGGGCATATCGGTACACCTCGTGCAGTACAAGTATTTTTTTCATTTTTTAACGACAACCCAAGAGATGTGCGAAACCAAGCTATGATCGGTGGTGGTGCTTTATACGATATTGGCTGTTATGCCATTCTAGCCGGTCGTTTTATGTTTGCTGCAAAAGCCAAGCGAGCTATTGCGCTTATCGATCGCGATCCAAATTTTGGCATAGATCGTACCAGCAGCGGCATTGTCGATTTTGGCGAAGGACGTCAACTTAGTTTCACCGTTTCGACGCAAGCTGATAACTACCAATTAATGCAAGTACATGGCAGTAAAGGACGCATCGAATTAGCCATACCCTTTAACCCGCAATCAGAAACTCGCATTTTAATTGCTGATCATGAAACTCAAATAGGTGACCCTTTAAAAGTTGAAATAATACCAAAATGCGATCAATACACCTTACAAGGCGAAGCATTCTCGCGAGCTATTCGGGGCGAGATTGAATTACCCTATGATGTTAACGATGCCATACAAAATATGCGTATTATTGATGCGCTCTTTCGTTCAGAGCAAAGCGGTACTTGGGAAACATGTTAG
- a CDS encoding malonic semialdehyde reductase, translating to MINDSKKVILDETAWRLLLLDARTHKAWINKPIADDLLKRLYNLVRMAPTAMNIQPIRLLFVKSREAKERLRPTLDHGNVDKTMAAPVTVIIAYDTEFYHKMPKLVPHDPDAGKRIAARESEAIIRMALASATLQAGYLILAARGLGLDCGPMGGFNANRVDVEFLPEGKWKSFLLLNLGYGDSSQLIARAPRLEFDEACEII from the coding sequence ATGATTAACGACAGCAAAAAAGTAATACTTGACGAGACGGCATGGCGTTTACTTTTATTAGATGCGCGCACTCATAAGGCATGGATCAATAAGCCAATTGCTGACGATCTACTAAAAAGATTATATAATTTGGTTCGTATGGCTCCGACCGCTATGAATATACAACCGATACGTCTATTGTTTGTAAAAAGCCGAGAAGCCAAAGAGCGCCTACGACCAACTTTAGACCATGGTAATGTCGATAAAACAATGGCTGCGCCGGTTACTGTTATCATTGCATACGATACTGAATTCTACCATAAAATGCCCAAGTTGGTGCCACACGATCCAGATGCAGGCAAGCGGATCGCTGCAAGAGAGTCAGAAGCTATAATACGAATGGCACTTGCTAGCGCGACACTACAAGCAGGTTATTTAATCCTAGCGGCCCGAGGGCTTGGGCTTGATTGTGGACCCATGGGGGGATTTAACGCTAATAGAGTTGACGTTGAATTTTTACCTGAAGGTAAATGGAAGTCGTTTTTGTTATTGAACCTTGGTTATGGTGATTCATCGCAACTTATTGCAAGAGCACCTAGATTAGAATTCGATGAGGCTTGCGAAATTATCTAA
- a CDS encoding DUF4377 domain-containing protein: MHISLKVALQLLVFAMTACGPETEEITLVVEDYRVPCYYQLARLCYLTNEGVIYEDIENWRYRWGYQTVLQIKREKVKNPLMDELPYRYYYEKEIFAERVVTGSKFKINIQDPGHLTYVDESRYSLVGEQDIDCGKNSLCEQIAAALQNDEMYFKLELSHPANESEPFLLETFIPHSKEN; encoded by the coding sequence ATGCATATTAGCCTTAAAGTAGCATTACAGCTGTTAGTATTTGCTATGACAGCCTGCGGACCAGAAACCGAAGAAATTACTTTAGTAGTAGAAGATTATCGTGTGCCTTGTTATTACCAATTGGCGCGTTTATGCTATTTAACTAATGAAGGTGTAATCTATGAAGATATTGAAAATTGGCGTTATCGGTGGGGATATCAGACGGTTTTACAAATAAAGAGAGAAAAAGTTAAAAATCCGCTGATGGATGAACTACCGTATCGTTATTATTATGAGAAAGAAATATTTGCCGAGCGAGTAGTCACAGGGAGTAAATTTAAAATTAACATTCAAGACCCTGGGCATTTAACCTATGTTGATGAAAGCAGGTATTCGTTGGTGGGTGAGCAAGATATAGATTGCGGCAAGAATTCTTTATGTGAGCAAATCGCTGCTGCCTTACAAAATGACGAAATGTATTTCAAACTAGAATTAAGTCATCCTGCTAATGAATCAGAGCCTTTTCTACTTGAAACATTTATCCCACACTCAAAAGAAAACTAA
- a CDS encoding HEAT repeat domain-containing protein: protein MVVTSDNIRLRIAAVRALRFIPGQKTDNIIAQAMTTEPSTSVRRAALLAASYRTRKPLTEALQQVARSDPNDDIRKEAAKLLHD from the coding sequence ATGGTTGTTACTTCTGATAATATCAGATTACGTATCGCCGCAGTGCGAGCCTTGCGTTTTATACCAGGTCAAAAAACTGACAATATTATTGCGCAAGCAATGACTACTGAACCTAGCACCAGTGTACGACGTGCAGCTTTGTTAGCCGCATCATATCGAACCCGAAAACCATTAACCGAGGCTTTACAACAAGTTGCACGAAGCGATCCTAATGATGATATTCGCAAAGAAGCAGCTAAATTATTGCATGATTAG
- a CDS encoding heavy-metal-associated domain-containing protein yields the protein MYTVTYSVPSMRCGHCSNAIESEVGELQGVASVKADNTTKQVNIVFDKPASEGQIKALLAEMNYPVA from the coding sequence ATGTATACTGTTACTTATTCGGTACCATCAATGCGCTGTGGACACTGTAGCAATGCTATTGAATCAGAGGTAGGTGAACTGCAAGGTGTGGCATCAGTCAAAGCAGACAATACAACTAAACAAGTTAATATTGTATTTGATAAACCAGCTAGTGAAGGACAAATCAAAGCATTGCTAGCCGAAATGAATTATCCCGTAGCTTAG